A single window of Ammospiza caudacuta isolate bAmmCau1 chromosome Z, bAmmCau1.pri, whole genome shotgun sequence DNA harbors:
- the LOC131571230 gene encoding uncharacterized protein LOC131571230: MMRGANPHSLWERVLRSVAERYLCTDDLYMQQTRWKTIEQGIQRLREMAVAELIFSDDTTTRNPDLVPCTPVMWRKLVRLGPPEYASALAIMKRDDTYETVLDMAKKLRAYADAVHGPTHARIAAVETRLQKLEDKIEENHKKLREEIKEDLIQISAVQIRGPGVQRWRSFDGERRYTPRTELWAFLRESGEDMRRWDGKPTAALAQRVRDLKKRESITKRIAAPVARSRDVKYNDDDDMSDPLEGTSKAYAQGKKDNLA, from the coding sequence atgatgaggggggctaaccctcacagcctctgggaacgggtCCTAAGAAGCGTAGCAGAACGATACCTGTGTACggatgatctctatatgcagcagacacggtggaagaccatagaacaggggatccaacgcctgagagagatggcggtggcagagctcattttctcagatgacaCAACAACTAGAAATCCGGACCTGGTACCATGCACACCTGTAATGTGGAGGAAACTCGTGCGACTTGGGCCACCTGAATACGCTTCTGCCCTAGCAATAATGAAGCGGGATGATACATATGAGACTGTGCTCgatatggcaaagaagcttcgagcgtatgcagatgctgtgcatggcccaactcatgccagaattgcagcagtggaaacccgactgcagaaactagaggataaaattgaggagaatcataagaaactccgggaagagattaaggaggaccttattcaaatctcagctgtacaaattagaggtcctggtgtccaacgctggcgctcctttgatggggagagaaggtacaccccacgGACTGAGTTATGGGCTTTTCTGcgtgagtctggagaagacatgaggagatgggatggaaaacccaccgctgctttggcacaacgggtgcgtgatttgaagaaaagagaaagtatcacCAAAAGGATAGCAGCTCCGGTCGCTCGTAGCCGAGATGTTAAGTATAATGATGACGATGACATGTccgatccccttgaaggaacttctaaggcatatgcccaaggaaagaaggacaatctggcttag